A DNA window from uncultured Methanoregula sp. contains the following coding sequences:
- a CDS encoding PAS domain S-box protein, translating into MALSREITARIKDLLARNPQGLSITDIVKSIEINRNTAGRYLDSLLVSGQVEMRHFGMAKIYSLSERMPVSSALSLSSEFVMQLDGSLRIVYINAPFEHLLGLESKDLLGKNIEYTKIPQVLDTAFPRVLYRLKDGVAGAEYQGELEIPALGRIFSCRVVPIVNTEGHKGVSAILEDITDKKTDEEELRRSETRYRVLAEASRDLIFVIDRNDRIEYVNSFAAAFVGRRPDDLPGMQRSEIFPDRTSKRQQELLDRVFSTGQPVRSEGPLYRDKELRWFDHFLVPLIDRDGTVQSVLGISRDITERKWAEEELFDSRQMLQLVLDTVPVRVFWKDKNLVFLGCNRSLALDAGYENPAELIGKTDYDHASAATADKFRKDDRAVMESGAPRLNFEEEQIRPDGSHAWLLTSKVPLRNKAGDIIGILGTYDDITGRKRVESELRLREEQYRFMVDNSLDIITRETPTCICTYVSPSVTPILGYSVQESQGLSLLALIHPDDIARVQNELHALINSERVNSLSTFRFRHKDGRYLWFESTHNVIRDERTGAIREFLSISRDITARVLLEESALRRDRILHAFSAASGFLLTGRTKDPFPRALSTMGEAMDADAAYIYRDSSGSAEGVTRPQRLFRWTKDPVQDPGYNRDGGLLFPAMWSERLASGNWIAGPRTRFSRAEQRVLDDRGIQSVLIVPIQVKGMYWGFIGCSNLHAEDEWGESEIDILMTLAATIGLLLERENPAIVP; encoded by the coding sequence ATGGCGTTGTCAAGGGAGATCACTGCCCGGATCAAGGACTTGTTAGCCAGAAATCCGCAGGGGCTCAGTATCACGGATATTGTAAAATCCATTGAGATAAATCGCAACACGGCAGGACGGTACCTCGACAGCCTGCTCGTCTCCGGCCAGGTAGAGATGCGCCACTTTGGCATGGCCAAGATCTACTCTCTCTCGGAACGCATGCCGGTCTCTTCGGCTCTCTCCCTCTCTTCGGAATTCGTCATGCAGCTCGACGGGAGCCTGAGGATTGTCTATATCAACGCCCCGTTCGAACACCTGCTCGGCCTGGAGAGCAAAGATCTCCTGGGAAAGAATATCGAATATACAAAAATCCCCCAGGTGCTGGATACGGCTTTCCCCCGGGTCCTTTACCGGCTCAAAGACGGGGTAGCCGGGGCAGAGTACCAGGGAGAACTCGAGATCCCGGCCCTGGGGCGGATCTTCTCATGCCGGGTTGTCCCGATTGTCAATACCGAGGGTCATAAAGGGGTGTCAGCGATCCTTGAGGATATCACGGACAAGAAAACTGACGAGGAAGAGCTTCGCAGAAGTGAGACCCGGTACCGGGTCCTTGCAGAGGCCTCAAGGGACCTGATCTTTGTCATTGACCGGAATGACCGGATTGAATATGTCAACAGCTTTGCAGCTGCATTCGTTGGCCGGAGACCCGATGACCTTCCTGGCATGCAACGGAGTGAGATCTTCCCGGACAGAACCAGCAAACGGCAGCAGGAACTGCTTGACCGTGTCTTCTCAACGGGTCAGCCGGTGAGGAGTGAGGGGCCCCTGTACCGTGACAAGGAACTCCGCTGGTTCGATCATTTCCTTGTCCCGCTCATCGATCGGGACGGGACCGTCCAGTCTGTACTTGGGATCTCCCGCGACATCACCGAACGCAAGTGGGCAGAAGAAGAGCTCTTCGATTCCCGCCAGATGCTCCAGCTCGTGCTCGACACAGTACCGGTAAGGGTATTCTGGAAGGATAAAAACCTGGTTTTTCTGGGATGCAACCGGTCATTAGCCCTTGATGCAGGTTACGAGAATCCGGCCGAGCTTATCGGAAAAACAGATTATGATCATGCCTCAGCTGCAACGGCAGACAAGTTCCGCAAAGATGACCGGGCAGTCATGGAGTCCGGAGCGCCCAGACTCAACTTTGAGGAGGAGCAGATCAGGCCGGACGGCAGTCACGCATGGCTTCTGACCAGCAAGGTTCCATTGCGAAACAAAGCCGGGGATATCATAGGAATTCTCGGTACCTACGACGATATCACCGGGCGTAAACGGGTGGAGAGCGAACTCCGTCTGCGGGAAGAGCAGTACCGTTTCATGGTTGACAATTCCCTCGACATCATCACCCGTGAGACTCCCACCTGTATCTGCACCTATGTCTCTCCTTCGGTAACACCGATACTGGGGTATTCAGTCCAGGAGTCCCAGGGTCTCTCCCTGTTAGCCCTCATCCATCCTGATGATATTGCCCGGGTGCAGAACGAGCTTCACGCATTGATCAACAGTGAGAGAGTGAACAGTCTGTCAACGTTCCGCTTCCGGCACAAGGACGGACGGTACCTCTGGTTTGAATCCACCCACAATGTCATCCGGGATGAGAGAACAGGCGCAATTCGGGAATTTTTAAGCATATCCCGGGATATCACCGCCCGCGTGCTCCTGGAAGAGTCTGCCCTCCGCCGCGACAGGATCCTCCATGCATTCAGCGCAGCTTCGGGATTTTTACTCACCGGCCGGACAAAGGATCCCTTCCCCCGCGCACTCTCAACAATGGGCGAGGCAATGGATGCGGATGCTGCCTATATTTACCGGGACTCTTCAGGATCCGCTGAAGGAGTCACCCGCCCGCAACGGCTGTTCCGGTGGACAAAAGATCCGGTACAGGATCCGGGTTATAACCGGGATGGCGGGCTCTTATTCCCGGCAATGTGGTCGGAGCGTCTTGCATCGGGCAACTGGATTGCCGGACCCCGGACCCGTTTCAGCAGGGCTGAACAACGGGTCCTGGACGACAGGGGAATTCAATCCGTCCTCATCGTTCCAATCCAGGTTAAAGGAATGTACTGGGGGTTTATCGGGTGCAGCAACCTGCATGCGGAAGATGAGTGGGGGGAGTCCGAGATCGATATCCTCATGACCCTTGCAGCAACCATAGGGCTCCTGCTGGAACGGGAGAATCCCGCGATCGTTCCGTGA
- the radB gene encoding DNA repair and recombination protein RadB — translation MKIDRQTSGDPAFDALLGGGFEPRTVTQLYGEPASGKSTICLVAAVAALRAGQTVIYIDSEGFSIERFRQIAGADTEKIADRLFLFEPLDFEHQGMVIAEAEKVLKTHKPGLLIMDSATALYRTDLEKGRDALQLLTKQMIFLLGYAKRYELPVIITNQVYMDPTRNTWFGLGGFALEHLSKVIVRLEKTEREGLRRARLVKHRSRPEGASFEYEITETGIRSRT, via the coding sequence ATGAAAATCGATCGTCAGACCAGCGGCGATCCGGCCTTCGATGCACTTCTCGGGGGCGGGTTCGAACCCAGGACCGTTACCCAGCTGTATGGCGAACCGGCCAGCGGAAAGAGCACGATCTGCCTTGTTGCCGCTGTTGCTGCCCTGCGGGCAGGGCAGACCGTCATCTACATCGACTCGGAGGGGTTCTCCATTGAGCGGTTCCGCCAGATCGCAGGCGCAGACACGGAAAAGATCGCGGATCGCCTCTTCCTCTTCGAACCCCTCGATTTCGAGCACCAGGGAATGGTAATTGCCGAAGCTGAAAAGGTCTTGAAAACCCACAAGCCCGGGCTTCTCATCATGGACTCGGCAACCGCTCTCTACCGGACCGATCTCGAAAAAGGAAGGGACGCACTCCAGCTCCTCACAAAACAGATGATTTTTCTGCTGGGTTATGCAAAACGGTACGAACTCCCGGTCATCATCACCAACCAGGTCTACATGGACCCGACCCGCAATACCTGGTTCGGCCTCGGGGGGTTTGCGCTCGAACATCTCTCGAAAGTGATCGTCCGTCTCGAAAAAACCGAGAGGGAGGGCCTGAGAAGGGCCCGACTGGTCAAACACCGCTCCCGGCCCGAAGGTGCCTCTTTCGAATACGAGATAACCGAGACAGGCATCCGTTCACGCACCTGA